From a single Bemisia tabaci chromosome 10, PGI_BMITA_v3 genomic region:
- the Mgat4a gene encoding alpha-1,3-mannosyl-glycoprotein 4-beta-N-acetylglucosaminyltransferase B, translating into MSSSLTLPRRKHLLALLALVFIPCAIYVFVSEPDLKLQEQLLTERLAELQVKLEYLDGMLHSQEIDVHGMEQQVPLPGEDWLDNSTDSKLFYSTLKNASSVSALNPPLKLPSVYQFLTHLVNVPHLRPAYITSKGRRGVKIILGVPTVKRSNQSYLLTTLQNLLESMSPEEQNETLIVVLIAEVDAKYVISVANDVKAQFPEAIESGLIDIISPPLHYYPEFSSLRRTLDDDPERVKWRSKQNLDYAFLMMYAQSRGMFYVQLEDDILAKTNFITTMKSVALKAIVRRQNWFVLDFCQLGFIGKMFKCFELPWIIQFFIMFFNDKPCDWLLENIIHTKVCRLDDDDKKCKKRKAKIWVQYEPSLFQHIGTTSSLKGKIQTLKDKRFGKLQLYKSHSNPSAECYTTVKAYKIHTLQKAYLGESFFWGLTPQPNDVFMFKFKVPIRLKRYLLRSGNAEHPSDLLSNTTVEIFPVKSSISTNPSNTSIVIGKFNNKGIAEGTVPLEVGPVDELRLTVHSESDHWVILSEILIETDNR; encoded by the exons ACCTGAAGCTTCAGGAACAGCTGCTGACAGAGCGGTTGGCAGAACTTCAAGTAAAGTTGGAGTACCTGGACGGGATGTTGCATAGCCAGGAGATAGATGTCCATGGAATGGAACAACAG GTTCCATTGCCTGGTGAAGATTGGCTTGACAATTCGACGGACTCGAAACTGTTTTATTCAACACTGAAGAATGCCTCCTCGGTATCAGCACTGAATCCTCCTCTGAAGCTGCCGTCTGTCTACCAGTTCCTCACTCACCTCGTCAATGTTCCTCATCTTAGGCCCGCCTACATCACATCCAAGGGTCGGAGAGGAG tgaaaatcaTCTTAGGGGTACCAACTGTGAAGCGAAGCAACCAAAGTTATTTGCTTACAACCTTGCAGAATTTGCTGGAATCGATGAGCCCTGAAGAACagaatgaaactttaatagttGTATTAATAGCTGAG GTTGATGCTAAATATGTTATAAGTGTGGCCAACGATGTGAAAGCACA GTTCCCAGAAGCCATTGAGTCAGGGTTAATAGACATCATATCTCCGCCATTACACTACTACCCTGAGTTCTCATCTTTGCGGAGAACCCTGGATGATGATCCGGAGAGAGTGAAATGGCGCTCAAAACAGAATCTGGACTATGCATTTTTAATGATGTATGCTCAGTCCAGAGGCATGTTCTACGTCCAGTTAGAGGATGACATTTTGGCCAAAACAAATTTCATCACAACAATGAAGAGTGTCGCACTCAAAGCTATAGTTAGAAGGCAGAACTGGTTTGTCTTGGATTTTTGCCAGCTAGGATTCATTG gaaaaatgttcaagtgCTTTGAGCTGCCATGGATCATTCAATTCTTCATAATGTTTTTCAACGATAAACCTTGTGACTGGCTGTTAGAAAATATTATTCACACAAAAGTGTGTAGATTGGATGACGATGAC AAAAAGTGCAAGAAGAGGAAGGCCAAAATCTGGGTACAGTACGAGCCATCACTTTTCCAGCACATAGGGACCACATCATCTTTGAAAGGGAAAATTCAGACACTGAAG GATAAAAGGTTTGGAAAGCTACAACTATACAAATCTCATTCAAACCCCAGTGCAGAATGCTACACGACAGTCAAAGCTTACAAAATTCATACTCTGCAGAAAGCTTACCTAGGTGAATCATTTTTCTGGGGATTGACTCCTCAGCCTAATGATGTCTTCATGTTCAAGTTCAAAGTACCCATCAGACTTAAAAG gTATTTACTTCGGAGTGGAAATGCAGAGCACCCCTCTGACTTGCTCTCTAACAcgactgttgaaatttttccagtCAAGTCATCTATCTCAACAAATCCATCAAATACCTCAATAGTTATAG GCAAATTCAATAATAAAGGAATAGCGGAGGGCACAGTACCTCTAGAAGTGGGACCAGTGGATGAACTGAGACTAACTGTTCATTCAGAGAGCGATCATTGGGTCATTCTTAGTGAG ATTCTCATTGAAACAGACAATAGATGA